In Candidatus Woesearchaeota archaeon, the DNA window AATTATTCCCTCTTCTATACCAGCTCTTGTGGCCGATAATGCGTCCTCAAGCCTATGTTTCTTTTCTATAAGTTCTACTTCAGTCATTGCTCCTACATGTAGTACAGCTACTCCTCCAGCTAATTTAGCTAGTCTCTCTTGTAGTTTTTCAGAAACATAGTCTGATGTTGATTCTTCTAGCTGAGTCCTAATCTGATTAACTCTTGAATCAACATCCTCTATAGTAGCATCTCCATCTATAATTGTTGTATCATTTTTAGTAACAACAACCTTCTTTGCTTTTCCTAAGTCCGAAAGCTTTAAGTCTTCTAACTTTTCTCCTAGTTCTTCATTGAGTAAATGCCCATTAGTAACAATTCCTATGTCCTCTAGCATAGACTTTCTATTCTCACTAAATGATGGTGGCTTTACAACGCAAACCTTAAACACTCCTTTCATCAGATTTGTAACCAAACCTCCTAGAGCATCTCCCTCTAGATCATTACAAATAATCAATAGAGGCTTTTGAGCTTCTACAAGTTGCTCTAATATAGGCATAAGACTAGCCATAGACGATATATTAGAACTAGTCATTAAGACATAAGGGTCTTCTAATGTTGTTGTCATATTCTCCCTGTCCATTGCAAAGTAAGGTGATATATAACCTCTATCAAAAGACATACCATCAAGAAACTCTGTATATGTCTTACTTGACTTAGACTCTTCAATTGTAACTATTCCTTCTTTTCCTACTTTCTCTAGAGCTGTAGCAATTTCTTCACCAATTTCTTTGTCTCCATTAGCTGAGATAGCACCTATCTGAGCAATTTCTTCTTGACTAGATATTTCTATAGCTAAATCCTGTAGTTCTGATACAACTAATTTAGTAGCTTTATCAATTCCTCTTTTAATTCCCATTGGATTATATCCAGCAGAAACACTCTTAATTCCTTCATTAACTATTGCTCTAGCTAGTACTACACTTGATGTAGTTCCATCCCCTGCTTCCTCATTAGTCTTTGAAGCTACATCTTTAATAAGTGTAGCACCCATATTTTCAAAGGAGTCTGTTAGCTCTATAGACTTTGCTACGGTTACCCCATCTTTAGTGATAATAGGTGAACCATTTTTAGTTCCTATTATTACATTTCTACCTCTAGCTCCTAGCGTTACTGATACTGCATCAGCTACTTTTCCTATACCAGATAGTAAACTAGTTCTAGAATCCTCTTTAAATCTAATTTCTTTCAAATTTTCTTCCTCTCTTTATTGTTTATATACTATAATAATATTTATTGTGTTAAATGTCAAGTGGTACTAATTCTTCTCTTTTTACACTTTTCATGTACTTTTCTCCTATAAATATAAAAAGCTTACTAGTTGTACCAAGGTGAGAGTTAAACAAAAGGAAAGTACATAAACCTCATATTTAATCTTGGTACAGCTAATAAGCTCTGTTTCTATTGTTATTGCACTTATTATACTAAAGACTCTCACATCTTATAGTATAATAGTGCTTTATCATTAATTAGTATCTTTTGTCAAGCTCTCCATCCATTCTATAGCGGATCTACAGTCTTCTATCTCGAAGTCAATGTCATCATTAAACGATCCTGTTACTTTTGCAGACAATAATAATTGTAAATGCTCTGAATAAACCTCTAATAAGTACTCGAGTATATTCTTTTTATTCGCTCCACTAAAATTACTTATGTCTAGCAAGGCTGGAAAATACCCAGGATCTAGGTATTGTTTAACGTCTTCTTTAATTTCTTCAAGCTCTATATTACCTTGACTTTTTGGGCATGTTTGACAGGCTGTCATCGTACCTATCGTTAAGCTCAGTATCAGAAATATCATCAAGCTCTTTTTTAGCATTTTTAACTTTAATTTTGACATCATTTTTTTCCTCCTCTAGTTTTATCAATCCTTTTACTCTAGCAGTTAAAAATCTAATAGATTCATCTTTCTTTTGTAGTTCAATCTCATAGAATACTACTAGTTTCTTTCTAGCTTCCTTAGCTTTTAATTCTCTTTTTATGAATACTATTGATGCTAGTATTCCTGAAGCTAGATAACTTATTATTTTAATAATTAGTAAAAATGTTGCCATAATTTAATCCTTTATCTCTAGTCCGTCTTTTGAAATTTTAATATATGATGGTAGAATAATTAGTATCACACCCAT includes these proteins:
- the groL gene encoding chaperonin GroEL (60 kDa chaperone family; promotes refolding of misfolded polypeptides especially under stressful conditions; forms two stacked rings of heptamers to form a barrel-shaped 14mer; ends can be capped by GroES; misfolded proteins enter the barrel where they are refolded when GroES binds), which gives rise to MKEIRFKEDSRTSLLSGIGKVADAVSVTLGARGRNVIIGTKNGSPIITKDGVTVAKSIELTDSFENMGATLIKDVASKTNEEAGDGTTSSVVLARAIVNEGIKSVSAGYNPMGIKRGIDKATKLVVSELQDLAIEISSQEEIAQIGAISANGDKEIGEEIATALEKVGKEGIVTIEESKSSKTYTEFLDGMSFDRGYISPYFAMDRENMTTTLEDPYVLMTSSNISSMASLMPILEQLVEAQKPLLIICNDLEGDALGGLVTNLMKGVFKVCVVKPPSFSENRKSMLEDIGIVTNGHLLNEELGEKLEDLKLSDLGKAKKVVVTKNDTTIIDGDATIEDVDSRVNQIRTQLEESTSDYVSEKLQERLAKLAGGVAVLHVGAMTEVELIEKKHRLEDALSATRAGIEEGIIAGGGTALVQISVKLNSIDISSYTEEEKIGFNIVKRAIEEPVRQIAENAGEDGAVVANEVKRSKKGIGFDAQELKYVDMLKAGIIDPVKVTRIALESASSVAGLLITTEVSIVEIEDK